A stretch of the Halictus rubicundus isolate RS-2024b chromosome 16, iyHalRubi1_principal, whole genome shotgun sequence genome encodes the following:
- the Pall gene encoding F-box protein pallbearer, with amino-acid sequence MLQLINLPDIVLETILSNLTYDEISRYRIICKQFDRICKKLLNRGFNLMEKYHAQCLRAVKSQLPRRESERRSHPLARHCDILTAIETRISMLSMTFIKYVDLNLCCFIPGKVIDEIFRVLRLIRDSKTPPRAHEILQELRDISSMAMEHFDEKILPDLKHSICTSVVSNVGSYELPGGSLMISHHTTNPTNTTLPHNFNSDQLNQTFKKIYSRTKKNKLSVLSVKGQISKMKLRMKRQGFQMRMQSLKLQEQSKKIHEQDTQLAEMRKHLEEWEQKMVDLTAGLSRAREETQKPDSIETCKRKLIDPTNELQAKRCKLVIERIKSII; translated from the exons ATGTTGCAATTAATAAATCTTCCCGATATTGTTTTAGAGACGATTTTGTCTAACCTTACGTACGACGAAATTTCTCGATACAGAATT ATTTGCAAGCAGTTTGACCGAATATGTAAGAAGTTATTGAACAGAGGTTTCAATTTGATGGAAAAGTATCACGCGCAATGTTTACGTGCTGTAAAAAGTCAGCTGCCGCGAAGGGAATCGGAAAGGAGAAGTCATCCTTTGGCACGTCATTGTGATATATTGACAGCGATTGAAACAAGAATATCAATGTTATCCATGACGTTCATCAAATACGTGGATCTCAATCTGTGTTGTTTTATACCTGGCAAG GttatcgacgaaatttttcgtGTTCTTCGTTTAATTCGCGATTCGAAAACTCCTCCCAGAGCTCACGAAATACTTCAGGAATTAAGAGACATCAGTAGTATGGCTATGGAACATTTTGACGAAAAGATTTTACCAGATTTAAAGCACAGCATTTGTACATCCGTTGTTAGTAATGTGGGATCTTATGAACTACCAGGTGGAAGTCTGATGATTTCTCACCATACCACCAATCCGACTAACACAACACTGCCGCATAACTTTAATTCGGATCAACTGAATCAGACTTTTAAAAAGATCTATAGTCGCActaaaaagaataaattgtctgTCCTCTCTGTGAAAGGTCAAATAAGTAAAATGAAACTTCGAATGAAGAGGCAGGGTTTTCAGATGCGAATGCAGAGTTTAAAATTGCAAGAACAATCGAAAAAGATACATGAACAAGATACGCAATTGGCTGAAATGAGAAAACATTTGGAGGAATGGGAACAAAAAATGGTCGACTTGACAGCTGGATTAAGTCGTGCCAGAGAAGAAACGCAAAAGCCTGATTCCATAGAGACCTGTAAAAGAAAGCTCATTGACCCAACAAACGAATTACAAGCGAAAAGGTGTAAATTGGTAATAGAAAGAATAAAGTCAATAATATAA
- the LOC143362168 gene encoding cilia- and flagella-associated protein 91 isoform X1 — protein MDHQETVSQTTCVVHDRKARYKMSGVQAACTIATCENVNIRNSSKYMNLYNKKKKDWISDCKIMTGHNKTEEIMCSYNYKYFRRPIIPFLVPKMQNVELPKRFNHDILNDIVRNAQKQCYAFSSKSEPHRNIGTQTDYRDSDTQTEPWEPPYRIKEGHDPEILTIAHLTWNQGLPPGAHELEVINRMRMKKKWEEVLPPMDTPANIKLRTAILTAIEVDEWAFREAEIQAIMDYRLELMDEITKSREAVKEQKTESRFHRLQDILSKRRDEQIHSIRHNLRRELRKLQKKHFQKSRSTERDIIKKNADPSSEIYAPQMRYGEHPQRKHEVIQKKLLKDTVDEDIETMNVLPNWLPTLEVLKAIRPKPKPFDLCIRETRWTEEKLKQLYNDLKAIRLNVEHTETSTLLKRKYKPPSLPSTPYKTHEEDVQDMHLHQLSTLIQKIVKGRAIQCMVIVSFECDSTFVHKDTLFLQMFEGRNRCRELIEELRSSHGLEEESKKQRQNEKQRVMESLRLRNEKSLQEDHLCEILDSLEGMSLSAMLNFLSKELLRLEDERRIHAFALLAERERAMREAAEAGRRQLERNRRREFDEMFRQIIKVHQDSVEIYLEDVIKEGIDWVSDEAAKQYINSLCDKVDSVAKHVHDNASRVAEEELVANMIYNFVLPEVEKHNVRKNIRMQQQSYLQHAHATIYSEIVRLPPINSKDLPNDMSDTTHEEISKELCVTTSSIELSNTDNLLKVSIINSAEDVQF, from the exons ATGGACCATCAAGAAACAGTAAGCC AGACCACTTGCGTCGTGCACGACAGAAAAGCAAGATATAAAATGTCTGGTGTACAAGCTGCGTGTACAATT GCTACGTGCGAAAATGTCAACATCAGAAATTCTTCAAAATACATGAATCTATAtaataagaaaaagaaagattGGATTTCAGATTGCAA GATAATGACTGGACATAATAAGACAGAAGAAATCATGTGCTCTTATAACTATAAATATTTTCGACGACCGATTATACCATTTTTAGTACCAAAAATGCAAAATGTAGAGCTTCCAAAACGCTTTAATCATGACATCCTCAATGATATAGTAAGAAATGCACAGAAACAATGTTATGCATTTTCATCGAAGTCAGAACCGCACAGAAATATAGGAACCCAAACGGATTACAGGGATAGCGATACACAAACTGAACCGTGGGAACCTCCATATAGGATTAAAGAAG GACATGATCCTGAAATATTGACGATCGCTCATTTAACTTGGAATCAGGGATTACCACCTGGAGCCCATGAGCTAGAAGTTATTAATAGAATGAGAATGAAGAAAAAATGGGAAGAAGTTCTTCCCCCTATGGATACACCAGCCAATATAAAACTACGAACAGCTATTCTAACAGCAATCGAAGTAGATGAATGGGCATTTAGAGAAgca GAGATTCAGGCGATAATGGATTATAGACTTGAATTGATGGATGAAATTACGAAATCTCGCGAGgctgtaaaagaacaaaaaacAGAAAGTCGTTTTCATCGATTACAAGACATTTTATCTAAGCGTAGAGACGAACAGATACACTCTATTCGACATAATCTTAGAAGGGAGCTGAGGAAACTTCAGAAGAAGCATTTTCAAAAATCACGGTCCACTGAACGTGACATTATTAAGAAAAATGCTGACCCATCGTCTGAGATATATGCACCGCAAATGCGTTACGGTGAACATCCACAAAGAAAGCACGAAGTGATACAAAAGAAGTTACTTAAGGACACTGTCGACGAAg ATATAGAAACAATGAATGTATTACCAAATTGGTTGCCAACACTTGAAGTATTGAAGGCAATTAGACCGAAGCCCAAGCCATTTGACCTTTGTATCAGAGAAACAAGATGGACAGAAGAAAAGTTGAAACAATTGTATAATGACTTGAAGGCAATTAGACTGAATGTAGAGCACACCGAGACATCAACATTATTGAAGCGCAAGTATAAGCCACCGTCTTTGCCCTCTACACCTTATAAGACGCATGAAGAAGATGTACAAGACATGCACTTGCATCAATTGTCCACTCTTATTCAGAAAATAGTTAAAGGAAGAGCAATCCAATGCATGGTAATTGTTAGTTTTGAGTGTGATTCAACTTTTGTACATAAAGATACTTTGTTTTTACAGATGTTTGAGGGTCGCAATAGGTGTAGAGAATTGATCGAAGAGTTGCGGTCGTCTCATGGACTAGAGGAGGAAAGTAAAAAGCAACGGCAAAATGAAAAACAGCGCGTGATGGAATCATTACGCTTACGAAATGAGAAATCCCTACAAGAGGATCATTTATGTGAAATTCTTGATTCGTTAGAAGGAATGTCTCTTTCAGCGATGTTAAATTTCCTCAGCAAA GAGCTATTAAGATTAGAAGATGAACGTCGAATACACGCTTTCGCATTATTAgctgaaagagagagagctatGAGAGAAGCTGCGGAAGCTGGAAGACGCCAATTGGAACGTAATCGACGCAGAGAATTCGATGAAATGTTCCGACAAATTATAAAAGTTCATCAAGATTCCGTGGAAATTTATTTAGAGGATGTTATTAAAGAAGGCATCGATTGGGTGTCAGATGAGGCAGCCAAGCAATACATTAACAGTCTATGCGACAAAGTAGACAGTGTCGCGAAGCATGTGCACGACAA tGCGTCAAGAGTAGCAGAAGAAGAACTGGTAGCAAATATGATTTATAATTTCGTGTTACCGGAAGTGGAAAAACATAATGTACGAAAAAATATAAGAATGCAACAACAAAGCTATTTGCAACATGCGCACGCAACCATTTACAGCGAGATAGTTCGTTTACCACCCATTAACAGTAAAGATTTACCTAATGATATGTCGGATACAACACACGAAGAGATCTCGAAGGAATTGTGTGTCACAACGAGTTCAATCGAACTGTCGAATACGGATAATctt CTTAAAGTGTCTATAATCAATTCTGCTGAAGACGTACAATTTTga
- the LOC143362168 gene encoding cilia- and flagella-associated protein 91 isoform X2, protein MDHQETVSQTTCVVHDRKARYKMSGVQAACTIATCENVNIRNSSKYMNLYNKKKKDWISDCKIMTGHNKTEEIMCSYNYKYFRRPIIPFLVPKMQNVELPKRFNHDILNDIVRNAQKQCYAFSSKSEPHRNIGTQTDYRDSDTQTEPWEPPYRIKEGHDPEILTIAHLTWNQGLPPGAHELEVINRMRMKKKWEEVLPPMDTPANIKLRTAILTAIEVDEWAFREAEIQAIMDYRLELMDEITKSREAVKEQKTESRFHRLQDILSKRRDEQIHSIRHNLRRELRKLQKKHFQKSRSTERDIIKKNADPSSEIYAPQMRYGEHPQRKHEVIQKKLLKDTVDEDIETMNVLPNWLPTLEVLKAIRPKPKPFDLCIRETRWTEEKLKQLYNDLKAIRLNVEHTETSTLLKRKYKPPSLPSTPYKTHEEDVQDMHLHQLSTLIQKIVKGRAIQCMMFEGRNRCRELIEELRSSHGLEEESKKQRQNEKQRVMESLRLRNEKSLQEDHLCEILDSLEGMSLSAMLNFLSKELLRLEDERRIHAFALLAERERAMREAAEAGRRQLERNRRREFDEMFRQIIKVHQDSVEIYLEDVIKEGIDWVSDEAAKQYINSLCDKVDSVAKHVHDNASRVAEEELVANMIYNFVLPEVEKHNVRKNIRMQQQSYLQHAHATIYSEIVRLPPINSKDLPNDMSDTTHEEISKELCVTTSSIELSNTDNLLKVSIINSAEDVQF, encoded by the exons ATGGACCATCAAGAAACAGTAAGCC AGACCACTTGCGTCGTGCACGACAGAAAAGCAAGATATAAAATGTCTGGTGTACAAGCTGCGTGTACAATT GCTACGTGCGAAAATGTCAACATCAGAAATTCTTCAAAATACATGAATCTATAtaataagaaaaagaaagattGGATTTCAGATTGCAA GATAATGACTGGACATAATAAGACAGAAGAAATCATGTGCTCTTATAACTATAAATATTTTCGACGACCGATTATACCATTTTTAGTACCAAAAATGCAAAATGTAGAGCTTCCAAAACGCTTTAATCATGACATCCTCAATGATATAGTAAGAAATGCACAGAAACAATGTTATGCATTTTCATCGAAGTCAGAACCGCACAGAAATATAGGAACCCAAACGGATTACAGGGATAGCGATACACAAACTGAACCGTGGGAACCTCCATATAGGATTAAAGAAG GACATGATCCTGAAATATTGACGATCGCTCATTTAACTTGGAATCAGGGATTACCACCTGGAGCCCATGAGCTAGAAGTTATTAATAGAATGAGAATGAAGAAAAAATGGGAAGAAGTTCTTCCCCCTATGGATACACCAGCCAATATAAAACTACGAACAGCTATTCTAACAGCAATCGAAGTAGATGAATGGGCATTTAGAGAAgca GAGATTCAGGCGATAATGGATTATAGACTTGAATTGATGGATGAAATTACGAAATCTCGCGAGgctgtaaaagaacaaaaaacAGAAAGTCGTTTTCATCGATTACAAGACATTTTATCTAAGCGTAGAGACGAACAGATACACTCTATTCGACATAATCTTAGAAGGGAGCTGAGGAAACTTCAGAAGAAGCATTTTCAAAAATCACGGTCCACTGAACGTGACATTATTAAGAAAAATGCTGACCCATCGTCTGAGATATATGCACCGCAAATGCGTTACGGTGAACATCCACAAAGAAAGCACGAAGTGATACAAAAGAAGTTACTTAAGGACACTGTCGACGAAg ATATAGAAACAATGAATGTATTACCAAATTGGTTGCCAACACTTGAAGTATTGAAGGCAATTAGACCGAAGCCCAAGCCATTTGACCTTTGTATCAGAGAAACAAGATGGACAGAAGAAAAGTTGAAACAATTGTATAATGACTTGAAGGCAATTAGACTGAATGTAGAGCACACCGAGACATCAACATTATTGAAGCGCAAGTATAAGCCACCGTCTTTGCCCTCTACACCTTATAAGACGCATGAAGAAGATGTACAAGACATGCACTTGCATCAATTGTCCACTCTTATTCAGAAAATAGTTAAAGGAAGAGCAATCCAATGCATG ATGTTTGAGGGTCGCAATAGGTGTAGAGAATTGATCGAAGAGTTGCGGTCGTCTCATGGACTAGAGGAGGAAAGTAAAAAGCAACGGCAAAATGAAAAACAGCGCGTGATGGAATCATTACGCTTACGAAATGAGAAATCCCTACAAGAGGATCATTTATGTGAAATTCTTGATTCGTTAGAAGGAATGTCTCTTTCAGCGATGTTAAATTTCCTCAGCAAA GAGCTATTAAGATTAGAAGATGAACGTCGAATACACGCTTTCGCATTATTAgctgaaagagagagagctatGAGAGAAGCTGCGGAAGCTGGAAGACGCCAATTGGAACGTAATCGACGCAGAGAATTCGATGAAATGTTCCGACAAATTATAAAAGTTCATCAAGATTCCGTGGAAATTTATTTAGAGGATGTTATTAAAGAAGGCATCGATTGGGTGTCAGATGAGGCAGCCAAGCAATACATTAACAGTCTATGCGACAAAGTAGACAGTGTCGCGAAGCATGTGCACGACAA tGCGTCAAGAGTAGCAGAAGAAGAACTGGTAGCAAATATGATTTATAATTTCGTGTTACCGGAAGTGGAAAAACATAATGTACGAAAAAATATAAGAATGCAACAACAAAGCTATTTGCAACATGCGCACGCAACCATTTACAGCGAGATAGTTCGTTTACCACCCATTAACAGTAAAGATTTACCTAATGATATGTCGGATACAACACACGAAGAGATCTCGAAGGAATTGTGTGTCACAACGAGTTCAATCGAACTGTCGAATACGGATAATctt CTTAAAGTGTCTATAATCAATTCTGCTGAAGACGTACAATTTTga